In Methanooceanicella nereidis, a single window of DNA contains:
- the aglJ gene encoding S-layer glycoprotein N-glycosyltransferase AglJ gives MNDDVCILIPTLNEGKTIGKLVTDFKKLGYDDILVIDGNSVDDTVKEAEKAGARVVIQTGKGKGAAVQQSFNIIQKDITVMIDGDGTYLPEEVGRLISPIRDGLADHVMGNRLAKFEKGAFTRLNLLGNKILNFAFNLEYHVKLNDILTGYRAFSKKALKNVHLNQSGFGIEAELTVESVKKDLKLYEVPITYLARAPGAVTKLNPLEDGFKIGYTIYKLGKTYNPLLYFNIMGMLFMTAGGLTGVYVVIDWFKGINHFPMTILVALLILTGIQLFILGYLGDLIVQTQREMLRELRRQ, from the coding sequence ATGAACGACGATGTATGCATCCTTATCCCTACCCTGAATGAAGGGAAGACAATAGGAAAGCTCGTAACCGACTTTAAAAAGCTGGGATACGACGACATCCTTGTCATAGACGGTAATAGCGTCGACGATACGGTTAAAGAGGCTGAAAAAGCCGGAGCGCGTGTCGTCATCCAGACAGGGAAAGGCAAAGGGGCTGCGGTACAGCAGTCGTTCAACATCATACAGAAGGACATCACCGTCATGATAGACGGTGATGGGACCTATCTGCCCGAAGAGGTGGGCAGGCTTATATCACCGATAAGGGACGGGCTGGCGGACCATGTCATGGGGAACAGGCTGGCCAAGTTCGAAAAAGGCGCGTTTACCCGCTTAAACCTGTTAGGGAACAAGATACTGAACTTCGCGTTCAATCTTGAGTATCATGTGAAGCTGAATGACATACTGACCGGTTACAGGGCCTTCAGTAAAAAAGCGTTAAAAAATGTCCATCTAAACCAGTCAGGGTTTGGCATCGAGGCCGAGCTTACAGTCGAAAGCGTTAAGAAAGACCTGAAGTTGTACGAGGTCCCCATAACATACCTGGCCAGGGCTCCGGGCGCGGTGACCAAGCTAAATCCTCTCGAGGACGGCTTCAAGATAGGATATACCATTTACAAGCTGGGCAAGACCTATAATCCGTTACTTTATTTTAACATAATGGGCATGCTTTTCATGACCGCAGGCGGACTTACAGGAGTATATGTCGTCATAGACTGGTTTAAAGGAATAAATCACTTCCCGATGACGATACTGGTCGCTCTTCTGATTCTGACGGGAATACAGCTATTTATCCTGGGATATCTGGGAGATCTTATCGTCCAGACACAGCGGGAGATGCTGAGAGAATTAAGAAGACAGTGA
- a CDS encoding cation diffusion facilitator family transporter, which produces MNFKIPDLPQYYRQVRFVLIITLFLNLFVSIAKLIVGYMANSMSLIADGIHSFSDGMSNITGLIGISLASRPRDATHPYGHQKFETIAALAISIMLVLVSLNILYSAINRLMNPVSPDVTIISFAVIIFTIIVNVFVSRYEFKEGTRLKSDILLSDSAHTGSDVLVSLTVLISLIASYFGFSLLDSIASLLIALLILKVAFQIFTKNAHILTDHAVLNPEDIERLVSDAPGVKTCHNIRTRGMEDHIFVDLHLTLSGNTTVFRQHEIVHHVEDKIKTHIPGVKEVYIHIEPVETELWPEKD; this is translated from the coding sequence TTCGTTTTGTCCTTATCATAACCTTATTTTTAAATCTATTTGTATCGATTGCAAAGCTTATCGTGGGGTATATGGCTAACAGCATGAGCCTTATAGCGGACGGGATCCATTCTTTTTCAGACGGGATGTCCAATATTACCGGACTCATCGGGATATCACTTGCATCACGCCCGCGTGATGCGACGCATCCCTATGGCCATCAAAAGTTCGAGACTATCGCCGCCCTTGCCATATCAATTATGCTCGTGCTCGTATCATTGAACATACTTTACTCGGCAATAAATCGGCTGATGAACCCTGTATCCCCCGATGTCACCATTATCAGCTTTGCAGTGATAATATTCACCATAATCGTTAACGTGTTCGTAAGCAGGTATGAGTTCAAGGAGGGGACGAGGCTAAAAAGTGATATTTTACTGTCGGATTCCGCACATACGGGAAGTGACGTTCTTGTATCCTTGACGGTCCTGATATCACTTATCGCATCATACTTCGGGTTCTCGTTACTTGATTCGATAGCGTCTCTGCTAATCGCGCTGTTGATATTGAAAGTGGCATTTCAGATTTTTACAAAGAACGCCCATATATTGACGGACCATGCAGTGCTTAACCCGGAAGATATAGAAAGGCTGGTATCAGACGCTCCCGGTGTGAAGACCTGCCATAATATCCGGACGAGGGGCATGGAAGACCATATTTTTGTGGACCTGCATTTGACGCTTTCCGGGAATACTACAGTTTTCAGGCAGCATGAGATAGTCCATCATGTGGAGGATAAGATAAAAACGCATATCCCCGGAGTAAAAGAAGTATACATTCATATCGAGCCGGTGGAAACGGAATTATGGCCCGAAAAAGATTAA